AGATATAGCCTTTTTTTTAAGGTGAAACTAGGGATTTTATTCAAAGTTCAACACGGAAGGAATACAAATGATATCAGGGAGGATCCCTAGCCACATGTGGCGACCCGCCGGGAGCGACGACGCTGCCTTAGCCAAAGCATGCGCCTCAAAGTTCGACTCCCTCCTCTCAAAACAGAAGGTAATTTTTACAAAATCATTCATCCTCTCATTAATCTCTCTAAGCAGAAAAGCATACGAGGAGCTAGCACCTTGCTTGATATCTGTGACGACTTGCATGCAGTCCGATGCTACTATCGCATGTGAAATATTGAGATCCCTTGCTAGAACAAGAGCTTCATTGCATGCGTGGGCTTCTAGGCTTGGTGTATCGACCAGTCCATCAAGAACAATTGCCGAAGCTCCCAGATAATTTCCAAGTCTACCTCTGCAAACTGCCGCTGCCGCCCCTGTGGTTCCTCGGCGAGAGATAGCGCCATCCACATTTATCTTCACACACGCCTCATCTTCAGGTGGCCGCCATCTTGCTGGCCTCTGCTGGACAGCCGGACTTGTAGTCGTCGTTCTTCCAAGATTTGCCACTTCAAGTTCATCGAGATATCGATTGACGAAACTGAACGTTGAAAGTGGACTTTGATACTCATTGTCATGGATAGCTTTCCGCCGAGCCCACCATATAGCCCACATCATGACTAGGATCTTGGCAAGATCATGCTGATTCGTGGTTTCAAACAGCCAAAAAATCCATAGCCTCGCATCATCAGTTCTGTTGGATAGCATATGTTCAAGGACATCTTCATCACTCAGAGCCCAAACACACCTGGCCATGCGACAATCGAACAAAGAATGCCGCCAAGAGTCCACTTCTTCATTGCATATTGAACATGATGGTGAGGTCGCCATCTTCCTGCTATGGCGCACCGTCCCCGTTGGCAATGACATCTGGGCCAATCTCCAGACAAAAACTCTTACCTTTGATGGGATCTTCACTTTCCAAATCTGAGACCATgctttcttctctgcctccttgtTGGAGTTGCTCGCACGGTGTTCAAGCCACTCCTCTCGCTGATGTTTGATACCTGAGATCATCTTGTACGCAGACCGTACAGAAAACACTCCTCTCTTATCATAATGCCAAGCCCAGAAATCTTGTTGCACTCGAAAGCTAAGTGGGATGCTCATAATCACATCAACATCAGGCTTCACAAAATGCTGCATAAGGGCTGGTCTATTCCATGTCCGTGATGTTGGATCAATAAGCTCCAAGACAGTTTGAGGAGGATCAGGGGAGATCGAGCACATAGGTTTTAATTTGTAGTCCCTCGGCAGCCAATTCTCATGCCATATACTTGTGTTCTCCCCCGAGCCTATCCTCTTTATTAAGCCCAAAGCAAGCACATCTCGTCCTTCTATCAGTGATCGCCATACCTGGGAGGGATGAGCTCCCAAGGTCGCCTCAAGAATAGATCCATCTGGAAAGTATCTCGCCTTCAGTACTCTAGCACTTAGAGAATTTGGCTCTTGAAGAATCCTCCACACCTGGCGTGCTAGTAGTGCAAGATTAAAGAGCTCAATATCGCGAAAACCCATTCCTCCCATAAATTTTGGTTTGCACATTGTTTCCCATGATACCCAAGTCGGCTTCCTCTGCCCTTGCTTGCTGCCCCACCAGAACTTCCTAAGAAGACTGTTTATATGCTCACATAGACCACGCGATAGCTTGAAGCACGCCATAGAATACGTTGGTATTGCTTGAGCGACCGATTTAATAAGGACCTCCTTCCCTCCCGCAGACAAGCACTTCTCCATCCAACCTTGGACATGCTTCCAGATTCTGTCCTTGAGATATTTAAAACATCCTTCCTTGGCTCTACCAACATCACTTGGTAAGCCCAAGTATTTATCAGACAGCGCCTCATTATGAACGTCCAACACGTTTTTAACTTCCAGCCGAGTTGCCTCAGAAACTCCCTTACTGAAATAAATGGATGATTTGTCCATATTTATTCGCTGTCCTGGAGCATCACAATATAGTTTCAGCAACTCATTCACCTTGGCAGCACTCTATGTGGTTGCTTCAAAAAAAAAGAGGCTATCGTCGGCAAACAACAAATGGTTCACAGCAGAGGCAGAAGCCGCTACTGAGAGGCCCCTCACGCCACCTCCGTGTGCTTTCAATAAACACGAGAGCCCTTCTGCTGCCAAGAGAAAAAGATATGGGGATATTGGGTCCCCCTGTCGCACTCCTCGGGAGGGCCTGAAATCATCTAACCTTCCACCATTAAACAGAACAGAGAAAGAAACTGATGAAACGCACCTCATGACCGCTGCCGTGAACACTGGACTGATACCCAGTTTGAGCATGACAGCTTTAAGGTAAGGCCATTCTAGCCTATCGTACgccttcatcatatcgagcttCAATGCACAAAACCGATTATACTTGATCCTCCTTGACTTCATGTAATGGAGACACTCGTATGCCGTTATAAAGTTGTCGGTTATAAGACGACCAGGGACGAAAGCGGATTGCTCTTCGGAGATCACCTTGGGGAGGATTACTTTCAGCCTATTGGCTAAGACCTTTGACGCTATCTTGTAGATGACGTTGCAAAGACTTATAGGCCGAAACTGTCCTAGGATTTTCGGACTTGCAATCTTGGGAATTAGAACGATGAACGTACTGTTAATATCCTCCGGTGAGTCCTCTCCACTTAGCACTCTCTTAATCATGCCTGTTATCTCATCTTCACAAAGCTCCCAATGCCTTTGGAAAAAATGTGCTGGGAAACCGTCAGGACCGGGAGCCTTGGTCGGGAACATCTGAAAAAGTGCCTCCTTTATCTCCTCATTCGTATAAGGCGCATTAAGCTTAGTGTTCATATCTCCATTAACTCTCACAGGAATGTGAGATAGCACTTCCTCCATGCCAATGGTGCCCTCTGATGTATATAGATTCTTATAAAAATCCGTTGCCATCCCTGCCATCTCCTCCGGATCCAAGCTCATAGAGCCATCCTGTCGCTGGAGCTGAACTATTCTGTTCCTTGCCCTCCTTGCACATACTTTTTTCTGAAAATATTGTGTATTACTATCTCCTTCCGAAAGCCATTTGATACGTGAACGCTGTCTCATCATGATTTCTTCTCTATATGATAGCTCCACCATCCTGTCTTGGACCACCTTCTCCTCAAGGCTCGGCCCGACACGGTCCGGTGCAGCTCTCAGGGCTGCTAGCTTCAACCGAAGCTCCCTCAGCTCCTGGCGGACAGACCCAAAGGTCCTTCGTCCCCAGGTTTTCAGTTGTGTTGCTATCGTACTAAGCTTTGCGGAGAGCATTGCAGCTGTGGTAGCTGGCTGCTGCTCCGTCCAGATTTGCTCAATGTGAGTTTTAAAGCTCGGCTCCCTCTCCCACATGCATTCATACCTGAAAGGTTTCCTCATAGACAGTCGTACCTCGCTTGCATCAATAAAATAGGGCTATGGTCTGACTTTGCCGCCGTCAAGTGCTCCAACGTGGCAAACGGAAACATTGATGACCATGTCGGGCTCGCCAAAGCACGATCCAGCCGAACACGGCAGTAATCACCGCCCACAATCCGTTTCTCAAAAGTCCAATCTAATCCCTTGTATCCAAGATCTGCCAGCTCGCAAACATCAACCATCACATTAGTTGTGGGTTGGGAAGCGATGAATCCCTATAACACATACCATTATTCCTTCCGTAGCTAGTGCGATGGGCGTCACCATCACACATGTTTCCTTGTTACCAATCGTGTGGGATGAAGATGGACACCCTATCCACAAGCTTTGAAACATGTATTTGCTTCTAATTGTAACTTAGGTTTATTGATATGAATGAAGCTCTCCCTTtcctcaaaaaaagaagaagatggaCACCCTATCCCACATGTTTGCTTTTAATCAATTGTGTGCGATTGTCCAACCCATCGCACACGCATCTTTCATGTCAAACGTGTGCGACGGAACCGAgcccccttcccctctccctcattCGACCGACGACATGGGTTGGCGATCTGACAAACCGTGTGAGGTGGCGGGTTTAAACGGTCTGCAATAACTTGATTGCGCTAGTGATAGTATTTACATGGGTGTGGGTAGGTCTCAGTCGACCGAGACTTGACCAAGTCTTAGTAAGTGacataatatggtagaaagaaaagaaaaaaaaggctggTCTTTTTTACACGGATTTCAATGTAAAATCTCACGAATATAGCATCGAATGAGATATAATTAAATCTCAATCCACTGAGATTTAGCAAGAGTGTATTTTTGTTCTGGCAATCGTAGTCCACACAATTCATCACTACGAATGATGGAAGTGTCAGTCCAAACGAAAATGGATGGATCGATTGGTAGGTCACCCGGATTACTCAAATTAAGTTGCATGGTTTGTTTGCTTGCAATCATTGTGCATGCATGAAGCATGCTGTCTGATCTCCATCTCACACGTACATGGCTGAATTGTTAGCACAGGTTGTGCAGTCCCGCACCCTCACCAGCAGCAAACACGCGCGCGCGGCCTGCTCGGCTGCCATAAATGGCACGGCCGCCGGCCGGGTTCTTCACACAGCGCACCGACCGGGCACACAGCGCATACATTGATTCCACTTTCTCCTCCGCTTCGCGAACAAAAAGCAGACGGGAGAAATGGCGGCGGAGACGTTCCTCTTCACGTCCGAGTCGGTGAACGAGGGCCACCCCGACAAGCTGTGCGACCAGGTCTCGGATGCCGTACGTGCTGGACGCCTGCCTGGCCCAGGACCCCGACAGCAAGGTGGCCTGCGAGACCTGCACGAAGACCAACATGGTCATGGTGCTGGGCAAGATCACCACCAAGGCCACCGTCCACTATGAGAAGATCGTGCGCGACACCTGCCGCAGCATCGGCTTCGTCTCCGACGACGTCGGCCTCGACGCCGACCGCTGCAGGGTGCTCGTCAACATCGAGCAGCAGTCCCCCGACATCGCCCAGGGCGTCCACGGGCACTTCACCAAGCGCCCCGAGGAGGTGGGCGCCGGCGACCAGGGCATCATGTTCGGCTACGCCACCCACGAGACCCCCGAGCTGATGCCCCTCAGCCACGTGCTCGCCACCAAGCTCGGGGCCCGCCTCACCGAGGTCCGCAAGAACGGCACCTGCGCCTGGCTCAGGCCGGACGGCAAGACCCAGGTCACGGTCGAGTACCTGAACGAGGGTGGCGCCATGGTCCCTGTCCGCGTGCACACCGTGCTCATCTCCACCCAGCACGACGAGACCGTCAGCAACGACGAAATCGCTGCGGACCTCAAGGAGCACGTCATCAAGCCGGTGATCCCGGGCAAGTACCTCGACGAGCGCACCATCTTCCACCTCAACCCGTCGGGCCGCTTCGTCATCGGCGGCCCCCACGGCGACGCCGGCCTCACCGGCCGCAAGATCATCATCGACACCTACGGTGGGTGGGGAGCCCACGGCGGCGGCGCCTTCTCCGGCAAGGACCCCACCAAGGTCGACCGAAGCGGTGCCTACATCGCCAGGCAGGCCGCCAAGAGCATCATTGCCAGTGGGCTCGCGCGCCGTTGCATCGTGCAGATCTCGTACGCCATCGGCGTGCCTGAGCCTTTGTCTGTCTTCGTAGACTCGTACGGCACCGGGAAGGTCCCCGACGGGGAGATCCTCGTCAAGGAGAACTTCGACTTCAGGCCCGGGATGATCAGCATCAACCTCGACTTGAAGAAGGGCGGGAACAGGTTCATCAAGACAGCCGCTTACGGTCACTTTGGGCGCGATGACGCGACTTCACCTGGGAGGTGGTGAAGCCCCTTAAGGTCGGCAAGGCATCTGCGTGAGAAGTGACAACAAGACATCACTTGGGGTTTATTCGCTCATTACTTATCTCTCTTGGATTATTGTTGCCACCTGTCATTGCTAGTCATTTTTCACAGGGCGATGAAAGTAATAAAAGCATATAGTTAGTAATATAGGCCAACAATCGGCTATAAAATGTTGCCATGTCAACTATAACTGACCTAATAGCCGGGCATGTATAATAGTAAATTTTAAATGTGTACTACTTTATTAATAGATGACCCACCTTGCaacctcacaaagtgtcttggggcacgtgctgcagccggCTAGTAATCAACATGCCGCTTCTCTTTCTCCTCCGACTATgggcatctccaacactgaccCGCAAATTTTCTCTGGCATCTGTCCGCGGACAT
This region of Triticum aestivum cultivar Chinese Spring chromosome 2D, IWGSC CS RefSeq v2.1, whole genome shotgun sequence genomic DNA includes:
- the LOC123048309 gene encoding S-adenosylmethionine synthase 2-like, which produces MPYVLDACLAQDPDSKVACETCTKTNMVMVLGKITTKATVHYEKIVRDTCRSIGFVSDDVGLDADRCRVLVNIEQQSPDIAQGVHGHFTKRPEEVGAGDQGIMFGYATHETPELMPLSHVLATKLGARLTEVRKNGTCAWLRPDGKTQVTVEYLNEGGAMVPVRVHTVLISTQHDETVSNDEIAADLKEHVIKPVIPGKYLDERTIFHLNPSGRFVIGGPHGDAGLTGRKIIIDTYGGWGAHGGGAFSGKDPTKVDRSGAYIARQAAKSIIASGLARRCIVQISYAIGVPEPLSVFVDSYGTGKVPDGEILVKENFDFRPGMISINLDLKKGGNRFIKTAAYGHFGRDDATSPGRW